A part of bacterium genomic DNA contains:
- a CDS encoding site-2 protease family protein — translation MPFWGMLIRIPAILLALTVHEYCHARVARAMGDPTASSQGRMTLNPLSHIDPMGFLCLLLVGFGWAKPVPVNPFFFPNPRRGMMWSSAAGPLANLAAAVVCAGIFRGLGSPEGFLGGLLAMSIFYNITLALFNLLPIYPLDGSHVLKGLVSPKAAYVLGRYDRVFMYGLFGVILLDALFDTRLMGRLLMQPVLEIFALLGGKEALVALVKIFR, via the coding sequence TGCCTTTTTGGGGGATGCTGATAAGAATTCCGGCCATACTCTTGGCCTTGACGGTCCACGAGTACTGCCATGCCAGGGTTGCTCGGGCCATGGGGGATCCCACGGCAAGCAGCCAAGGGCGAATGACCCTTAATCCTTTGAGTCACATTGATCCCATGGGCTTTCTGTGCCTCCTGCTGGTTGGATTCGGATGGGCCAAGCCAGTGCCAGTTAATCCGTTTTTCTTTCCCAACCCCAGAAGGGGAATGATGTGGTCATCAGCAGCAGGCCCCTTGGCCAACCTGGCGGCTGCAGTTGTCTGTGCAGGCATTTTCAGGGGCCTAGGCAGCCCAGAAGGGTTCTTGGGAGGACTTCTGGCAATGAGCATTTTCTACAACATAACCCTGGCCCTTTTCAATCTTCTACCCATCTATCCATTGGACGGGTCTCATGTGCTCAAGGGCCTTGTGAGCCCAAAGGCTGCCTATGTGCTTGGCAGATATGACAGGGTGTTCATGTATGGGCTTTTTGGAGTGATTCTCTTGGACGCTCTTTTTGACACACGCTTGATGGGAAGGCTCTTGATGCAGCCCGTGTTGGAGATCTTTGCCTTGCTGGGAGGCAAAGAGGCCTTGGTGGCGCTGGTCAAGATTTTCCGTTGA
- the trpS gene encoding tryptophan--tRNA ligase, with translation MKRVFSGIQPTGEIHLGNYLGAIREWVRLLDEYDCIYCIVDYHAMTIPYDPKHMAERALDAALVNIACGLDPGKCTLFVQSHVPQHTELAWVFNCVTPLGDLERMTQFKQKSQQHRENVSAGLLDYPVLQAADILLYKAGFVPVGVDQVQHVELTREIARRFNQRFGEVFPEPRALVSTTPKVLGLDGKAKMSKSLNNYIGLLEPPEQIWEKLRTAATDVHRVRRSDPGHPEECNIFTMHRALSPQERVEWSKQGCETASIGCIDCKKELFIHMKEELQPIQERAMALRANPQKVKDALRTGAQRCRQIASEVMEEVRRKTGLLSISDL, from the coding sequence GTGAAGCGGGTCTTCAGCGGCATACAACCAACAGGAGAGATCCATCTGGGTAACTATCTGGGGGCAATCAGGGAATGGGTCAGGCTGCTGGATGAATATGACTGCATTTACTGCATAGTTGACTACCACGCCATGACCATTCCTTACGATCCAAAACATATGGCCGAAAGAGCCTTGGATGCAGCCTTGGTGAACATTGCTTGCGGTTTGGACCCTGGTAAATGCACCTTGTTCGTGCAGTCTCATGTGCCTCAGCACACAGAGTTGGCGTGGGTTTTCAACTGCGTGACCCCTCTGGGAGATCTGGAGCGTATGACCCAGTTCAAGCAGAAATCGCAGCAGCACCGGGAAAACGTCAGCGCCGGGCTCTTGGACTACCCGGTATTGCAGGCAGCTGACATCTTGCTTTACAAGGCTGGTTTTGTACCAGTAGGGGTGGACCAAGTCCAACATGTGGAGTTGACCAGGGAGATAGCCAGGCGGTTCAACCAGAGATTTGGAGAGGTCTTCCCAGAGCCCAGGGCCTTGGTGTCCACCACTCCAAAGGTGCTTGGCCTAGACGGCAAGGCAAAGATGTCCAAGAGCCTGAACAACTACATAGGGCTTCTGGAACCTCCTGAGCAGATTTGGGAGAAGCTGCGCACAGCAGCTACGGATGTGCACAGAGTTCGGCGCTCTGATCCCGGACACCCCGAGGAATGCAATATTTTCACCATGCACAGGGCCCTCAGCCCGCAAGAGAGGGTAGAGTGGTCCAAACAAGGCTGTGAGACGGCCAGCATAGGTTGCATTGATTGCAAGAAGGAACTCTTCATCCACATGAAAGAAGAGCTGCAACCCATTCAGGAAAGAGCCATGGCTCTAAGGGCCAATCCCCAGAAGGTAAAAGACGCCTTGAGGACAGGAGCCCAAAGATGCAGACAGATTGCCAGCGAGGTCATGGAAGAGGTCAGGAGGAAAACCGGTCTGCTCTCGATCTCTGATCTGTAA
- a CDS encoding segregation/condensation protein A, with translation MECTVKLEVFEGPLDLLLHLIRKNQLDIHDIPMALITEQYLEYLSLMRSLNLDLASDYLVMAATLVHIKSRMLLPQTEENPEAEENKETEDPRAELVRRLLEYEKYKEAARGLGIRSMLGRDVFSRPEKALEELQGQADPLEEMEVGIFELVEAFGRVMAARRWDGSALDLDVERLSLADRIRQMAEILMARPQGIFFEELFEGNPTRTELVISFLALLEMLKLRMVRAYQAVGFGTIRIMPV, from the coding sequence GTGGAGTGCACGGTTAAACTGGAGGTGTTCGAGGGCCCCCTTGATCTGCTGCTTCATCTCATTCGCAAGAACCAGTTGGACATTCACGATATTCCCATGGCCCTAATAACTGAGCAGTACCTGGAATATCTGAGCCTGATGCGCTCTTTGAACCTGGATCTGGCAAGCGATTATCTGGTTATGGCAGCCACCTTGGTTCACATAAAGAGCAGGATGCTGCTGCCCCAAACAGAGGAGAATCCAGAGGCAGAAGAGAACAAGGAGACCGAGGATCCCAGGGCTGAGTTGGTGAGAAGGCTTCTGGAATATGAAAAATACAAGGAGGCAGCACGGGGGCTTGGGATTCGCTCCATGCTGGGCAGGGATGTGTTCTCCAGGCCGGAAAAAGCCCTGGAGGAATTGCAAGGGCAGGCAGACCCCCTTGAGGAAATGGAGGTGGGGATATTCGAGCTGGTGGAAGCCTTTGGACGGGTCATGGCAGCTAGAAGATGGGATGGAAGCGCCCTGGATCTGGATGTGGAAAGGCTTAGCCTGGCCGATCGCATAAGACAAATGGCCGAGATTCTCATGGCAAGGCCACAAGGGATCTTCTTTGAAGAGCTATTTGAGGGGAATCCCACCCGAACAGAGCTTGTGATCAGCTTTCTTGCCCTCCTGGAGATGTTGAAGCTCAGAATGGTCAGAGCATACCAGGCTGTGGGATTTGGAACCATCAGGATCATGCCTGTATGA
- a CDS encoding ribonuclease Z: MECFLLGSGGMMPMPYRYLTSLVVRLQGALYMFDAGEGTQIALKKAGIGIKSLRLLALSHLHGDHCLGVPGILMMRAQLEDPGPLTILGPPGTEDFLKGIHQALRFHLSFPVTYVEWTQDCLQEPYEDDLVRISWHPLNHTTFCLGFRLEEHQRPGKFKPDMARKLGVPEGPMWGELQRGSEVLLHNGTRVTPHQVAGAPRRGRSICYAVDTKACKGIYRLCREADAAFLDGMFLPQHSQEAAQRGHMTADDAARVASRSGSKKVVLVHLSPRYKEESELRAMEEAAREKHPGAELGKDLSMYRIPLPD, encoded by the coding sequence ATGGAGTGTTTCTTGCTGGGTTCCGGGGGGATGATGCCCATGCCCTACCGATATCTCACCTCTTTGGTGGTTCGCCTCCAGGGTGCCCTTTACATGTTCGATGCGGGCGAGGGCACCCAAATAGCCCTCAAGAAGGCGGGCATAGGGATAAAGAGCTTAAGGCTGCTGGCTTTGAGCCATCTCCATGGAGATCACTGCCTGGGTGTGCCGGGAATTCTGATGATGCGAGCCCAGCTGGAGGATCCAGGCCCTCTCACCATCTTGGGTCCGCCGGGTACCGAGGATTTCTTGAAAGGAATTCACCAGGCCCTGCGTTTCCACCTGAGCTTTCCTGTGACTTACGTGGAATGGACACAAGACTGCCTCCAGGAGCCTTATGAAGACGATCTGGTTCGTATCTCATGGCACCCCTTGAACCACACCACCTTCTGTCTGGGTTTTCGACTGGAGGAACATCAAAGGCCAGGCAAGTTCAAGCCGGATATGGCAAGAAAGCTGGGAGTACCTGAGGGGCCCATGTGGGGGGAACTTCAAAGGGGATCAGAGGTGCTCCTGCACAATGGAACCAGGGTGACCCCCCATCAGGTGGCAGGTGCTCCCAGAAGGGGAAGGAGCATATGTTATGCTGTGGACACCAAGGCCTGCAAAGGGATCTATAGACTTTGCCGGGAAGCGGATGCAGCCTTCTTAGACGGCATGTTTCTTCCTCAGCATTCTCAGGAGGCTGCCCAAAGGGGCCACATGACAGCTGATGATGCGGCCCGCGTGGCTTCCAGATCAGGATCCAAAAAGGTGGTGCTGGTGCATCTAAGCCCAAGGTACAAGGAGGAATCAGAGCTCAGGGCCATGGAGGAAGCGGCCAGAGAAAAACACCCAGGAGCAGAGCTGGGAAAAGACCTCAGCATGTACAGAATCCCTTTGCCAGATTGA
- the fba gene encoding class II fructose-bisphosphate aldolase (catalyzes the reversible aldol condensation of dihydroxyacetonephosphate and glyceraldehyde 3-phosphate in the Calvin cycle, glycolysis, and/or gluconeogenesis), whose protein sequence is MLVPMRILLDHAAENGYGIAAFNVNNMEQIQAIMEAARQTESPVIIQASRGARKYTNDAFLRHLMLAAAELYPELPIAMHLDHGNSPETCFSAIKQGFTSVMMDGSLMEDGKTPSSYEYNVKVTREVVRAAHRKGVTVEGEIGTLGGIEDGHGAGLSGEEARRHLTDPEQAEQFVQDTGVDALAVAIGTSHGAYKFSRPPTGEVLVMSLIEEIHRRIPNTHLVMHGSSSVPQELLEIIRKYGGKIKETYGVPVEEIQRGIKHGVRKINVDTDNRLAMTGAIRRVFAEFPEKFDPRDYLGEARAAMKKVCMERMIAFGQAGNASKIKPITCRQMVAFYKKGVTPS, encoded by the coding sequence ATGCTGGTTCCCATGAGAATACTCTTGGATCATGCGGCTGAGAATGGATATGGTATCGCGGCTTTCAACGTGAACAACATGGAGCAGATTCAAGCCATCATGGAGGCAGCCAGGCAGACAGAGTCTCCGGTAATAATTCAGGCTTCCAGAGGAGCCCGCAAGTACACCAACGACGCTTTCCTGCGCCATCTGATGCTTGCGGCAGCAGAGCTTTACCCAGAGCTTCCCATAGCCATGCACCTGGACCATGGCAATTCACCTGAGACCTGTTTCAGCGCCATAAAACAGGGTTTCACCAGCGTCATGATGGACGGTTCGCTTATGGAGGATGGCAAGACCCCCAGCTCATACGAATATAATGTGAAGGTAACCCGTGAGGTGGTAAGGGCCGCTCACCGCAAGGGGGTCACGGTGGAGGGCGAGATAGGAACTCTGGGTGGCATAGAAGATGGCCATGGAGCCGGACTCAGCGGGGAAGAGGCCAGAAGGCATTTGACCGACCCTGAACAGGCCGAACAGTTCGTGCAAGACACAGGGGTGGATGCTCTGGCCGTGGCCATTGGCACCAGCCATGGGGCTTACAAATTCTCCAGGCCCCCTACGGGCGAAGTCCTGGTAATGAGCCTCATAGAGGAGATTCACCGCAGGATTCCCAACACACACCTCGTCATGCACGGCTCTTCCAGCGTACCACAGGAACTTCTCGAGATAATTCGCAAATATGGCGGGAAAATCAAGGAAACATACGGGGTCCCAGTGGAGGAAATCCAAAGGGGAATAAAGCACGGGGTAAGGAAAATAAATGTGGACACAGACAACAGGCTCGCCATGACCGGTGCCATACGCAGGGTCTTCGCAGAATTTCCAGAGAAGTTCGACCCAAGGGATTACCTGGGGGAAGCCCGGGCTGCCATGAAAAAGGTATGCATGGAAAGGATGATAGCCTTTGGACAGGCCGGCAATGCTTCCAAGATCAAGCCCATCACCTGCAGGCAGATGGTAGCCTTTTATAAGAAAGGGGTAACCCCTTCCTGA